A DNA window from Plasmodium vinckei vinckei genome assembly, chromosome: PVVCY_10 contains the following coding sequences:
- a CDS encoding rRNA biogenesis protein RRP5, putative produces MTVAEDDQLGTTNEEIEPQNEGKNQICEKENDKNNVKIKNNKKVEGKAIIKDHNKRGNLSLYAEIQDKKKKKKKKKKKTGEKHDKEDEVENEEDEKFDSYDEDDNNNILLKNKIINNENGQNDEKVKPYDYEKLLVSEKNKSTIWISYIAYYLEKGDIQEARNIAERALKTIDIHLIEEKLNIYLCYINMECAYGDNLNEIFKRALLVNNEKSIYLHTMNILKMNKKYNELKELCEEAIKKFKYSKKIWTRYLELLHNTLNDEEYAHNILLKSLHALPKRKHLNIIINAARFEYKYSNIERGKNYFEKLIQEYPKRSDIWFTYLDIHINSLTKAKKNENDDENQKKKIKKLTLNELQFIRNIFERFSSIKFKTRVMKMIFTKWLLFEKNHGSVNTQKMVQKKAYDYVESLNSLI; encoded by the coding sequence ATGACAGTAGCTGAAGATGATCAATTGGGTACAACGAATGAGGAAATAGAACCTCAAAATGAGGGGAAGAACCAAATTtgtgaaaaagaaaatgacaaaaataatgtaaaaataaaaaataataaaaaggttGAAGGGAAAGCTATTATAAAGGATCATAATAAAAGAGGCAACTTAAGTTTATATGCTGAAATCCAagataagaaaaaaaaaaaaaaaaaaaagaaaaaaaaaactggAGAAAAACATGATAAAGAGGACGAAGTAGAAAACGAAGAAGATGAAAAGTTTGATAGCTACGATGAAGAtgataacaataatattttattaaagaataaaattatcaataatgaaaatggacaaaatgatgaaaaagtaaaaccttatgattatgaaaaattgttagtatctgaaaaaaataaaagtactATATGGATAAGTTACATCGCTTATTATTTAGAAAAAGGGGATATACAAGAAGCTAGAAATATAGCAGAGAGAGCATTAAAAACTATTGATATACATCTTATAGAAGAAAaactaaatatatatttatgttatataaatatggaaTGTGCTTATGGAGATAAtctaaatgaaatatttaaaagagCATTACTTGtgaataatgaaaaaagcatatatttacacacaatgaatattttaaaaatgaataaaaagtataatgaattaaaagaattatGTGAAGAagctattaaaaaatttaaatattcaaaaaaaatatggactCGCTATTTAGAACTTTTGCATAACACACTTAACGATGAAGAATACgctcataatattttattaaaatctTTACATGCATTACCAAAAAGAAAACatttaaacataataataaatgcgGCACgttttgaatataaatattcaaatatagaaagaggaaaaaattattttgaaaaattaattcaGGAATATCCTAAACGGTCAGATATATGGTTTACTTATTTAGACATACATATCAATTCATTAACAAaggcaaaaaaaaatgaaaatgatgatgaaaatcaaaaaaaaaaaattaaaaaattaactcTTAACGAATTACAATTTATtcgaaatatatttgaacgATTTTCATCAATCAAATTTAAAACACGAGTtatgaaaatgatttttacaaaatggttattatttgaaaaaaatcacGGAAGTGTTAACACACAAAAAATGGTTCAAAAAAAAGCTTATGACTATGTAGAAAGTTTAAACTCATTGATATAA
- a CDS encoding mitochondrial ribosomal protein L16 precursor, putative, with protein sequence MPPIIYKSPLPVRLKAPKGRITPLNEPDIKIGKSLIAACPKRIRGEKLEEMKQIIRKYLGKKKEYFINVHATYSVTKKPDGTKMGQGKGIIDYFVARVPSGKAIFHIPTISPFVSLGFDDSVYKVLKKAAAKVAIPCIFRSQNNIFKVNNIKYISQNKVKNDQMKQFNQYRNKLFKRGDDQSS encoded by the coding sequence ATGCCTCcaataatttataagaGTCCATTGCCCGTTCGGCTAAAAGCGCCCAAAGGAAGAATAACACCGCTTAATGAGCCAGACATAAAAATCGGGAAATCACTTATAGCGGCGTGTCCCAAAAGGATAAGGGGTGAAAAATTAGAAGAAATGAAACAAATTATACGTAAATATTtagggaaaaaaaaagagtattttattaatgtcCATGCTACATATAGTGTAACGAAAAAACCAGATGGAACGAAAATGGGGCAAGGGAAAGGAATAATTGACTATTTTGTTGCTAGAGTACCATCAGGAAAAgctatttttcatataccAACAATTAGCCCATTTGTTTCCTTAGGCTTTGATGACTCAGTTTAtaaagttttaaaaaaagctGCAGCTAAAGTAGCTATTCCATGCATTTTTAGgtcacaaaataatatattcaaagtgaataatattaaatatatttctcaaaataaagttaaaaatgatcaaatgaaacaatttaatcaatatagaaataaattatttaaaagagGTGATGATCAAAGTTCATAG